One region of Sulfurisphaera ohwakuensis genomic DNA includes:
- a CDS encoding aromatic-ring-hydroxylating dioxygenase subunit beta, which produces MTIVLSKVDEKTKEKILEFLYKEIELLENQNLEEWIKLVDENIEYIAPYKLTMKRGSEQVTTKMTYFNDDIRSLLIRVKKFGTQYVWSEDPPARYRYHITRVKIESNGDPNTVNVHSVILLFVTRFDYDTPHIISYERKDTLIKKNGQWKLLRREVILDHSLTPYLIYTRFL; this is translated from the coding sequence ATGACTATAGTTCTATCAAAAGTTGATGAAAAAACTAAAGAGAAAATATTGGAATTTTTATATAAAGAAATTGAATTATTAGAAAATCAGAATCTAGAGGAATGGATCAAACTTGTTGATGAAAATATTGAGTACATTGCACCATATAAGCTGACTATGAAAAGAGGTTCTGAACAAGTAACTACTAAAATGACTTATTTTAATGACGATATAAGATCTCTTTTAATAAGAGTTAAAAAATTCGGCACACAGTATGTGTGGAGCGAAGACCCTCCAGCAAGATATAGATATCATATTACTAGAGTAAAAATAGAATCTAATGGTGATCCTAATACGGTTAATGTCCATAGCGTTATTTTACTTTTCGTAACTCGTTTTGACTACGACACTCCGCATATCATATCATATGAAAGAAAAGATACATTAATTAAAAAGAACGGCCAATGGAAGTTACTTAGAAGAGAAGTTATATTAGATCATTCCTTAACTCCCTATCTCATATACACTAGGTTTCTTTAA
- a CDS encoding aromatic ring-hydroxylating oxygenase subunit alpha: MEDKLPQHIKERLEKAKEKIKERKIPLWLFADRELFELEQKKIFSKVWLCLAHESEIPNKGDYVLRYMGPYTSVIVVRDEDGKIRAFYNVCPHRGAKLIREDRGNSLFFKCQYHGLTFKTTGELVGIPARHLIAPNFKNSDLPLFEVKIAIYDGLIFGTMNDKAKPLEDFLGDAKFYLDILLKRTEKGLQFSYPQRWIIKANWKTAVDNFIGDAWHFLTAHGFAYEVGGVVPPYSNLFSAYAAVVKLKGGHGVMFAGPNKFDSPNYPRPSYYPIWWPELLEKAKKLLTEKEYKVWVDSNRMIGNIFPNFAFHNTAYGAGTADIPVPYQSFRLWRPIDVDKTEIWTWWAVEKDAPEKLKELSFKTYIRLFGASGIVEPDDVVIWEGMTENALSPKSSDLDLYYFAGMHETPDPTFDGPGEYYYGGNNEINQLNFFEEYINYLLEGDQE, translated from the coding sequence ATGGAAGATAAGCTACCACAACATATTAAGGAACGACTCGAAAAAGCTAAAGAAAAAATAAAGGAAAGGAAAATTCCATTATGGTTATTTGCAGACAGGGAGTTATTTGAATTAGAACAGAAAAAAATATTTAGTAAAGTGTGGCTCTGCTTAGCCCATGAGTCAGAGATTCCAAACAAAGGTGATTACGTATTAAGATATATGGGACCTTATACATCAGTGATAGTAGTAAGGGATGAAGACGGTAAAATAAGAGCTTTTTATAACGTCTGCCCTCATAGGGGTGCTAAATTAATTAGAGAAGATAGGGGTAATTCATTATTCTTTAAATGCCAATATCACGGTTTAACGTTTAAAACTACTGGTGAACTTGTTGGAATTCCAGCAAGGCATTTAATAGCTCCCAATTTTAAGAACTCAGACTTACCTTTATTTGAAGTGAAAATAGCTATTTATGATGGGTTAATTTTTGGTACAATGAATGATAAAGCCAAACCATTAGAGGACTTTTTAGGTGATGCTAAGTTCTATCTAGATATATTACTTAAAAGAACTGAAAAAGGTTTACAATTCTCATACCCTCAAAGATGGATAATCAAAGCTAATTGGAAAACAGCAGTAGACAACTTCATAGGTGATGCATGGCACTTTTTAACTGCTCATGGTTTTGCTTATGAGGTCGGAGGGGTTGTTCCCCCCTATAGTAACTTGTTTTCAGCATACGCAGCAGTTGTTAAATTAAAAGGAGGTCATGGGGTTATGTTTGCTGGTCCAAATAAATTTGATTCACCAAACTATCCTAGACCAAGTTACTATCCTATATGGTGGCCAGAATTACTTGAAAAAGCTAAGAAATTACTAACTGAAAAAGAGTACAAGGTATGGGTGGATAGTAATAGAATGATAGGAAATATATTCCCTAATTTTGCATTTCATAACACAGCTTACGGTGCCGGAACTGCAGATATACCAGTACCTTATCAATCATTTAGACTATGGAGGCCTATAGATGTGGATAAAACAGAAATATGGACTTGGTGGGCTGTAGAGAAAGATGCCCCAGAGAAACTAAAGGAATTATCTTTCAAAACATATATTAGATTGTTTGGAGCTTCTGGAATAGTAGAACCAGATGATGTTGTAATATGGGAGGGAATGACTGAAAACGCACTTTCTCCTAAAAGCTCAGACTTAGACTTATATTACTTTGCTGGAATGCATGAAACACCAGATCCTACTTTTGATGGTCCGGGAGAATATTATTACGGTGGGAACAATGAAATAAATCAACTTAATTTCTTTGAAGAGTATATTAATTATTTACTGGAAGGTGATCAAGAATGA
- a CDS encoding PLP-dependent aminotransferase family protein, with protein MGKFSEYGKRITESKLTFFLNIISKKENVISFANGLPDPSTFPHKEINEIISEILTKNPNLALQYTVTCGPNYVKDAIIKLVKERGLDNITEENICITSGSQEALFVLFHLFLNPNDTIIVEKPTYIAALETLNPIGVKYLGLDIKNNEYEIDKLEEELRKEKVNNVKLMYLIPSAQNPTGLTMGLNTKKKIIELANEYDIYIIEDDAYGFLSFNDEYNFPLKHYDDTDKVIYVGSFSKILSSGLRVGFVIASEEIIRKVEGLKQNINAHTPTLNQLVAAEAIYRNIIFKNLPKIRQIYKTKRDVMLKAIENNFPENTICSKPTGGMFIFCWLENLVDTGEILMKSLEENVAFMPGKYFYFDESGFNTMRLSYSLPTYEKIFEGIEKLGKILSSLER; from the coding sequence ATGGGTAAGTTTTCTGAGTACGGCAAAAGAATAACTGAATCGAAATTAACATTTTTCTTAAATATAATTTCAAAAAAGGAAAATGTAATTAGCTTTGCTAATGGACTTCCAGATCCCTCAACTTTTCCCCATAAAGAAATAAACGAAATAATCTCAGAGATCCTAACTAAAAATCCAAATTTAGCATTACAATACACTGTAACTTGTGGTCCTAATTACGTAAAAGACGCCATTATTAAGTTAGTTAAAGAAAGAGGATTAGATAATATTACTGAGGAAAACATCTGTATAACTTCTGGTTCACAAGAAGCCCTTTTCGTATTATTCCACTTATTTTTAAATCCTAACGATACCATCATAGTAGAAAAGCCTACATATATAGCTGCACTTGAGACTCTAAATCCGATAGGTGTAAAATATCTAGGCTTAGATATTAAAAATAACGAATATGAAATTGATAAATTGGAAGAAGAGTTAAGAAAAGAGAAAGTAAATAATGTAAAGTTAATGTACCTTATTCCCTCTGCTCAAAATCCCACTGGTTTGACTATGGGTTTAAATACTAAGAAAAAAATAATAGAATTAGCTAATGAATATGATATTTATATCATAGAGGATGATGCGTACGGTTTCCTATCTTTTAACGATGAATACAATTTTCCCTTGAAGCATTACGATGATACGGATAAGGTAATCTATGTTGGTTCTTTTAGTAAGATATTATCTTCTGGTTTAAGAGTAGGATTTGTAATAGCTAGTGAAGAAATTATTAGAAAAGTAGAGGGATTAAAACAGAATATAAATGCTCATACTCCAACCTTAAATCAGTTGGTTGCCGCTGAGGCAATCTATAGGAATATAATATTCAAGAACTTACCTAAAATTAGACAAATATATAAGACAAAGAGGGATGTTATGTTAAAGGCCATAGAAAATAATTTCCCAGAGAATACAATTTGTTCTAAACCTACAGGTGGGATGTTTATATTCTGTTGGCTAGAAAATTTAGTAGACACAGGTGAAATTTTAATGAAAAGTTTAGAAGAAAACGTAGCTTTCATGCCCGGTAAATACTTTTACTTTGACGAAAGCGGATTTAACACAATGAGATTAAGTTATAGCTTACCTACATATGAAAAAATATTTGAAGGAATAGAAAAATTAGGAAAAATTTTAAGTAGCTTAGAGAGATAA
- a CDS encoding type 1 glutamine amidotransferase → MEKLLVIQNHEVEKLGTFEQLLKGHYTIKTMFADELKGNEDFDALMILGGPQAVYEKDKYKYIELEIELVRKALRENKRILGISLGAQIMSYAAGGSVTKGSFGPEFGIIEINLVNGLENVINSKSMNVFLWHRDTFTIPPEGTLLGYSNKYFQIYKVKRGLGMQFHIEIDEEEINEWFNAYRIVDSDIIHSSNNSIRIEELKNNVLLKIKELKNEFHYNLKKIIEYWLSL, encoded by the coding sequence ATGGAGAAACTATTAGTTATACAAAATCATGAAGTAGAGAAATTAGGTACGTTTGAACAACTATTGAAAGGCCATTATACGATAAAAACGATGTTCGCTGATGAACTAAAAGGTAATGAGGATTTCGATGCATTAATGATATTAGGAGGACCGCAAGCAGTATATGAAAAAGATAAGTATAAATACATAGAATTAGAAATAGAACTAGTTAGAAAAGCTTTACGTGAAAATAAGAGAATATTAGGCATAAGTTTAGGGGCTCAGATAATGTCTTATGCGGCTGGTGGCAGTGTAACGAAGGGTTCTTTTGGACCAGAATTTGGAATAATAGAAATAAATTTAGTTAATGGGTTAGAGAACGTAATTAATAGTAAATCAATGAATGTCTTTTTATGGCATAGGGATACTTTTACTATACCACCAGAAGGTACATTACTTGGATACAGTAATAAGTACTTTCAGATTTATAAGGTAAAAAGGGGTTTAGGAATGCAATTCCACATAGAGATTGACGAAGAAGAGATTAATGAATGGTTTAATGCATATAGAATAGTTGACAGTGATATCATTCACTCTTCTAACAATAGTATTAGAATAGAGGAATTAAAGAATAACGTTTTATTAAAGATAAAAGAATTAAAGAATGAATTCCATTATAATCTTAAGAAGATAATAGAGTATTGGTTATCTCTCTAA
- the glnT gene encoding type III glutamate--ammonia ligase, giving the protein MDNKVDLITKLKEKGVKQALISFVGINGISRAKLVPVDFLDDALQGGATFTGYAVGDLGFKPEDPDFSAIPDLSSMVILPWKKDTAWFTSDIYVNGKLWPFAPRNIAKTYLTKLKQEKGHVMQLGIELEFFVVKKVNNKIEPADPNDLLERPCYDAQTLIRSNNLGLIEELLYYFNEVLGWKAYAVDHEDANGQYEIDTQHTEALTQSDRHIFSRFMIRSVAEKRGLIATFMPKPFNNLTGNGAHFNLSLWKDDENLFYDPNDELGFSQFGRYFLGGLLYHARSLMAIVMPTVNSYKRLHAITPRSGARWVSAYAVYSVNNKTSMIRLPYVNKAKDDTRIEFRSPDGLVNPYLAVVAILAAGLDGVNKKIEPGSPIINGLSDNKELKQLPADLREALLELQNDDVLKSALGKDFVDNYVDLKMSEWREYAYQVTEWDYNKYLNWA; this is encoded by the coding sequence ATGGATAACAAGGTTGATTTAATAACTAAATTGAAAGAGAAAGGAGTCAAGCAAGCTCTAATATCATTTGTAGGAATAAATGGAATAAGTAGGGCTAAATTAGTTCCAGTAGATTTTTTAGATGATGCATTACAAGGAGGAGCTACCTTTACTGGCTATGCTGTGGGAGATTTGGGATTTAAACCAGAAGATCCAGATTTTTCCGCAATACCAGATCTATCTTCAATGGTAATATTGCCGTGGAAAAAAGATACAGCTTGGTTTACAAGTGATATTTATGTAAATGGAAAATTATGGCCATTTGCACCAAGAAACATAGCGAAAACTTATTTAACTAAACTCAAGCAAGAGAAAGGGCATGTGATGCAATTAGGAATAGAACTAGAGTTTTTCGTAGTTAAAAAGGTAAATAATAAAATTGAGCCGGCGGATCCTAATGACTTATTAGAACGACCTTGTTACGATGCGCAAACTTTAATTAGAAGTAACAACTTAGGATTAATAGAAGAATTGTTGTATTACTTTAATGAAGTTCTAGGTTGGAAAGCATATGCTGTAGATCACGAAGATGCTAATGGTCAATATGAGATAGATACTCAACATACTGAAGCTTTAACACAATCTGATAGACATATATTTTCTAGGTTTATGATAAGAAGTGTAGCAGAAAAGAGAGGACTTATAGCAACTTTCATGCCCAAGCCTTTTAATAACCTTACCGGAAACGGTGCTCATTTTAATCTAAGCTTGTGGAAGGATGATGAAAATCTATTCTATGACCCTAATGATGAATTAGGATTTTCGCAATTCGGTAGATATTTCTTAGGGGGTTTATTATACCATGCGAGGAGCTTGATGGCTATTGTAATGCCTACTGTAAATTCGTATAAGAGACTTCACGCTATAACTCCCAGATCTGGGGCTAGATGGGTTTCAGCATATGCTGTATATAGTGTTAATAATAAAACATCAATGATAAGATTACCCTATGTAAATAAAGCAAAAGATGACACTAGAATTGAGTTCAGATCTCCAGACGGATTGGTTAATCCTTATTTGGCTGTCGTGGCAATATTAGCTGCGGGACTTGATGGCGTTAACAAAAAGATCGAGCCTGGTAGCCCTATAATAAACGGACTTTCCGATAATAAGGAGCTTAAGCAATTACCCGCAGATTTAAGGGAAGCACTATTAGAGCTTCAAAACGATGATGTTCTAAAGAGTGCATTAGGCAAAGATTTCGTAGACAACTATGTAGATCTTAAGATGAGCGAGTGGAGGGAATATGCATATCAAGTAACTGAATGGGACTATAATAAGTACTTAAATTGGGCGTAA
- a CDS encoding amino acid permease: MKEEKASKIFVRESSGLIKQFGMFDAAGKVMNVMLPLAAYYTLLYSPGVPGANNFGLSALIGFLFAIPPFYIYLRLSELIPRSSGEYIYISRFLHSLIGTIQGITTIIGMSMFTASLIITLTVDSGLVPFLQIIGLAYNNQSLVNYASEIISSPFYTFIISEIFVVIYFIIISFSNKILSKVVVVSLFLGQIIGTILVSAIFLALGNHGFITVFNHISQEFGSSQTYSEISSQGKSLIYPLNFEGTIIMAILLWLWILAWFIGPSYFAGEFKGGKKSIRRGMIIGWVIGGILLFLVSYSSEYAVGLPFFEYSSLHGWGNIPIAFYVFFLLLKSFLIPPKD; the protein is encoded by the coding sequence ATGAAGGAGGAAAAAGCATCTAAAATTTTCGTAAGAGAGTCATCAGGTTTAATAAAACAATTTGGCATGTTCGATGCTGCAGGAAAGGTAATGAACGTAATGCTGCCTTTAGCTGCTTATTATACTCTTCTTTACTCCCCCGGTGTTCCTGGTGCTAACAATTTCGGCTTATCAGCATTAATAGGCTTCCTATTCGCAATACCACCATTCTACATATACTTAAGATTATCAGAACTAATACCAAGATCCTCCGGAGAATACATATACATATCAAGATTCCTACACTCACTAATAGGAACAATACAAGGAATAACTACTATTATTGGTATGAGTATGTTTACTGCATCTTTAATCATAACATTAACCGTAGACTCTGGGCTGGTTCCATTCTTACAAATTATAGGTTTAGCTTACAATAATCAGTCACTAGTAAATTATGCCTCAGAAATAATATCTTCACCGTTTTATACCTTTATAATTTCTGAAATATTTGTAGTAATTTATTTTATTATTATATCATTTAGTAATAAAATATTGTCTAAAGTTGTAGTAGTATCACTCTTTCTAGGACAAATAATAGGAACGATTTTAGTTTCTGCAATATTTTTAGCCTTAGGCAATCATGGTTTTATAACAGTTTTCAACCATATTTCACAAGAATTCGGATCTTCACAGACATATTCTGAAATCTCCTCTCAAGGTAAATCCCTAATTTATCCTCTTAACTTCGAAGGCACTATTATTATGGCAATTCTCTTATGGCTCTGGATTTTAGCGTGGTTTATAGGACCATCATATTTTGCTGGAGAGTTTAAAGGAGGTAAAAAGTCTATTAGAAGGGGTATGATAATAGGTTGGGTAATAGGAGGCATATTATTATTTCTAGTATCATACTCCTCAGAATACGCTGTAGGTTTGCCTTTCTTTGAGTATTCTTCATTACATGGATGGGGTAATATTCCAATAGCATTTTACGTCTTTTTCCTTCTCTTAAAAAGTTTCTTAATCCCGCCCAAAGATTGA
- a CDS encoding ISNCY family transposase — protein sequence MNTNSLLQAYYNALQEALQQIFTALTSLRKDTLAKLVLGGVMGGTATEIAQATGMDYETVLKNLNKLANTNLIKIVKEIVQDHPVQLIIDDTHDHKQHARALPVSRNGAQVFYCREHKRYEPTIQLLIIAIKDLKTNETYIVTIIPYIPQKVVEILRERGEEVEFKTKIQEYLETLPILEKEFNVVCKVFDSWYVNSRTLLSNTVGELKSNSRVTEGGRLVPVGEFPEGEYLVEYLGIPIKLLVIDDYKGFGRRYFFSTNVNDTAEDIITAWENRWDIEVLIRELKALGLEKGSFLTWVRNKGFITLKALSLLLVLLFKYSLGLYLGAKRIARVIKSIYQSLGGIKKLFKRRKKT from the coding sequence ATGAATACAAACTCATTACTCCAAGCGTATTACAATGCACTACAAGAAGCATTACAACAAATATTCACTGCCTTGACTAGCTTGAGAAAAGACACACTAGCAAAACTAGTACTTGGAGGAGTAATGGGTGGAACAGCAACAGAAATAGCCCAAGCAACGGGCATGGACTACGAGACAGTACTAAAAAACCTTAACAAACTAGCAAACACAAACCTGATCAAAATAGTAAAAGAGATAGTACAAGACCACCCAGTACAACTAATAATAGATGACACACATGATCACAAACAACACGCAAGAGCACTACCAGTATCAAGAAACGGAGCACAAGTCTTTTACTGCAGAGAACACAAAAGATACGAACCAACAATACAACTACTCATAATAGCAATAAAAGACTTGAAAACAAACGAAACCTACATAGTAACAATAATACCCTACATACCACAAAAGGTTGTTGAGATATTAAGGGAGAGGGGAGAGGAGGTTGAGTTCAAGACAAAGATACAAGAATACTTGGAAACATTGCCAATTCTCGAGAAGGAGTTTAATGTTGTGTGCAAGGTTTTTGATTCTTGGTATGTTAATTCTAGGACTCTTTTATCTAATACCGTCGGGGAACTCAAGTCCAACTCGCGGGTCACCGAGGGTGGTAGGCTCGTGCCAGTTGGCGAGTTCCCCGAGGGGGAATACCTAGTTGAGTATTTAGGTATTCCCATAAAATTACTTGTAATAGATGATTATAAGGGTTTTGGAAGGAGGTACTTCTTCTCTACCAACGTTAATGATACTGCTGAGGATATCATAACTGCGTGGGAGAATCGTTGGGATATTGAGGTTTTGATTAGGGAGCTTAAAGCCTTGGGATTGGAGAAAGGTTCTTTCCTCACTTGGGTTAGGAATAAGGGGTTTATAACCCTTAAGGCCCTCTCCTTACTCTTGGTACTCTTGTTTAAGTACTCTCTTGGTTTGTATTTGGGTGCCAAGAGGATAGCAAGGGTGATAAAAAGTATTTATCAATCTTTGGGCGGGATTAAGAAACTTTTTAAGAGAAGGAAAAAGACGTAA
- a CDS encoding APC family permease, with protein sequence MPLNCKDFPINAIPISFSEGFIIWASIMVYNNPTLLTVLAITNFLAEFAINAILMALATRVVLAMSFDRLLPEFLSAVTTKGIPLIASIVITVITAIWTYAQSLGGFSITPIGIITLIVIYQMVPATLSSIFMVIRRGNTINITRSDRIKIIIMGIIATIDLLASAIIVLAYGFVNPIYSSFVFAGNSLDTISTLLLIPVGGTLLYFTALKIRERQGINVTLAFKEIPPE encoded by the coding sequence GTGCCCTTAAACTGCAAGGATTTTCCTATAAATGCTATTCCAATCTCTTTTAGTGAAGGGTTTATAATATGGGCTTCGATAATGGTATATAATAATCCAACACTCTTAACAGTTTTAGCCATAACAAATTTCTTAGCAGAATTCGCAATAAATGCCATACTAATGGCTCTAGCTACAAGAGTTGTATTAGCAATGTCTTTCGATAGATTATTACCCGAATTTCTATCAGCAGTTACAACCAAAGGAATTCCGTTAATAGCATCGATAGTTATCACAGTTATAACAGCAATATGGACTTATGCCCAAAGTCTCGGAGGATTTTCAATAACTCCAATTGGCATAATAACTTTAATAGTAATATATCAAATGGTACCTGCAACATTATCTAGTATTTTCATGGTAATAAGAAGAGGTAATACAATAAATATTACCAGAAGTGATAGAATCAAGATAATTATAATGGGTATAATAGCAACAATAGATCTTTTAGCATCAGCAATTATAGTTCTAGCTTACGGATTTGTCAACCCTATTTACAGCTCATTCGTATTTGCTGGAAACTCCTTAGATACGATCTCAACATTACTTTTAATTCCAGTGGGCGGTACTTTACTGTACTTTACAGCTTTAAAAATAAGAGAAAGACAAGGTATTAATGTAACCTTAGCCTTTAAAGAAATACCTCCAGAATGA
- a CDS encoding metallophosphoesterase family protein, translated as MGLFRKKQPDGVSNGGRQIKILFTSDLHASDVAFKKFLNAGKMFKVDIMIIGGDLAGKALIPIIDIGEGKYEVNGEVVGREGLQVITQRIRNEGNYYIITDKKGYEELVNDKSKLDEAFKQAMIERLREWIKIADERYAGANIPIYVNLGNDDPLYLFDIIDESNVMKRTEGFVIPIGDYEMISFGYVNPTPWNTHREMSEDELYSNLKTMMEKVRDPSKTILNLHAPPYGTNLDNAPLLDKNLKAVVRGGEIVMTHVGSKAVRQIIEEYKPLLGIHGHIHESRAFDKVAGTLVLNPGSEYNSGIFHGAYLVLENGKVKTHQLITG; from the coding sequence ATGGGCTTATTTAGAAAAAAACAGCCTGATGGAGTTAGCAATGGAGGAAGGCAAATAAAAATACTTTTCACCTCAGATCTTCACGCATCAGATGTAGCATTTAAGAAATTCCTTAATGCGGGAAAGATGTTTAAAGTAGACATAATGATAATAGGTGGTGACTTAGCTGGTAAAGCTTTAATCCCCATAATAGACATAGGGGAGGGAAAATATGAGGTTAACGGTGAAGTTGTGGGGAGGGAAGGATTACAAGTAATAACGCAGAGGATAAGAAATGAGGGGAATTATTATATAATTACTGATAAAAAGGGTTATGAGGAATTAGTAAATGATAAGAGTAAATTGGATGAGGCATTTAAGCAAGCAATGATAGAGAGACTTAGGGAGTGGATAAAGATTGCTGATGAGAGATATGCTGGGGCTAATATACCAATTTACGTAAATCTGGGAAATGACGACCCTCTTTACCTCTTTGATATAATTGATGAAAGCAATGTAATGAAGAGGACTGAGGGTTTTGTAATACCAATTGGTGATTATGAAATGATCTCTTTCGGCTATGTAAATCCCACTCCCTGGAATACTCATAGGGAGATGAGTGAGGATGAACTCTACTCAAATTTAAAAACAATGATGGAAAAGGTTAGGGATCCCAGTAAAACAATACTCAATTTACACGCCCCACCTTACGGAACTAATCTAGACAATGCACCACTTTTAGATAAGAACTTAAAGGCCGTGGTTAGGGGTGGTGAAATAGTGATGACGCATGTAGGCTCTAAGGCTGTAAGGCAAATTATTGAGGAGTATAAACCTTTATTAGGAATTCACGGTCATATTCATGAGTCAAGAGCTTTCGATAAAGTTGCTGGTACTTTAGTTCTTAACCCCGGTAGTGAGTATAATTCCGGAATCTTTCATGGAGCATATTTAGTTCTTGAAAATGGGAAAGTAAAAACACATCAATTAATCACAGGATAA
- a CDS encoding DUF4322 domain-containing protein — protein MIIPDSVHPKTLAQIKEKLFSIINFKAEEVKKTLVTAALTKDSAENKAKEFGISPQTVRNYVEEQPQVIEQMLNMIKTISIKELGGRKRVKISID, from the coding sequence TTGATAATACCAGACTCCGTCCACCCAAAGACACTTGCACAAATCAAGGAAAAATTATTTTCCATCATAAACTTCAAGGCAGAAGAAGTCAAGAAAACACTTGTAACAGCAGCACTAACAAAAGATTCAGCAGAAAACAAGGCAAAAGAATTTGGCATCTCACCACAAACAGTAAGAAACTACGTGGAAGAACAACCACAAGTAATAGAACAAATGCTAAACATGATCAAAACAATCTCCATCAAGGAACTAGGCGGAAGAAAACGTGTAAAAATATCAATAGACTAA
- a CDS encoding aromatic ring-hydroxylating oxygenase subunit alpha: MYNEWLPVAFSDEVKDIYETNILGQDIVIIRKNGKLYGLSNRCPHRLAKLSKGKIIEDEIQCPYHGWRFNLEGKLTIVPSLGKKISVNLRKYYVKEKYGIIWISIDEPKDDLPEIKEWDSFRKIKCGPYYINANPFRVLENLFDVSHFPYVHENYLGDPKYPYIPEYNVEITNEGIVAKNIKVYQPNPDGSHTEKYESYTYIIYRPLFLYFTKTDESERTFSMIFAIKPESKNKSVVFAWIFMNYDYETDENVIRNFEDTIIMQDKEVLETQPDIYYLDLSKEIHVKADKLSIFYRHYLKRRIGKFPELGLL; the protein is encoded by the coding sequence ATGTACAATGAATGGTTACCGGTTGCTTTTTCAGATGAGGTTAAGGATATATATGAAACAAACATATTAGGACAAGACATAGTTATAATTAGAAAAAATGGAAAGCTTTATGGATTAAGTAATAGATGTCCCCATAGGTTAGCTAAGTTGTCTAAAGGAAAAATTATTGAAGATGAAATTCAATGCCCATATCACGGTTGGAGATTTAATCTAGAAGGAAAATTAACTATTGTGCCTTCATTGGGTAAAAAGATAAGTGTAAATTTAAGAAAATATTACGTAAAGGAAAAATATGGTATTATTTGGATATCTATTGATGAACCAAAAGATGATTTACCAGAAATTAAAGAGTGGGATAGTTTTAGAAAAATTAAATGTGGTCCTTACTATATAAACGCAAATCCTTTTAGAGTATTAGAAAATTTATTTGATGTATCCCACTTCCCCTATGTTCATGAAAACTACTTAGGGGACCCTAAATATCCTTATATACCAGAATATAATGTTGAAATTACTAATGAAGGAATTGTAGCAAAAAATATTAAGGTATATCAACCAAATCCAGACGGTAGTCACACTGAAAAGTATGAGAGCTATACTTACATTATATATAGACCACTATTCTTATACTTTACAAAAACCGATGAGAGTGAAAGAACATTTTCCATGATTTTTGCGATTAAACCAGAAAGTAAGAATAAAAGTGTAGTCTTTGCTTGGATTTTCATGAACTACGATTACGAAACAGATGAAAATGTAATTAGAAACTTTGAAGATACAATAATTATGCAAGATAAAGAGGTTTTAGAAACACAACCAGATATATATTACCTTGATTTATCAAAGGAAATTCATGTTAAAGCAGATAAACTATCAATATTTTACAGACATTATCTAAAAAGGAGAATTGGAAAGTTTCCAGAGTTGGGTTTACTATGA